A stretch of Elusimicrobiaceae bacterium DNA encodes these proteins:
- a CDS encoding DUF1646 family protein: MDFSSVNGGMTTVAGLGVIMALVLVLPFSVKKVEEELEAFLFLMGVTAVSFAGAWDWHLVKEALREPLGISLTVLFVGLLFRHYHRRIAHFTKKMTGRLGLELSAFIIIVTLGLLSSLITAIIAALILAEIVSALNLDREYEIKFVVYACFAIGLGAALTPLGEPLSTVVVAKLKGPPHNADFFFLLKMLWEWVVPGILLMAFLATRHKGHKVSLRDSLHISETESVKTILLRAGKVYLFVMALLFLGAGLKALAEAVIAAIPDWQLFWLNSISAALDNATLAASEITPSMTAHKIEYILLGLLVSGGMLIPGNIPNIISAAKLGIKSREWAKIGLPLGGALMLVYFLLLTAFA, translated from the coding sequence ATGGATTTTTCTTCAGTCAACGGCGGAATGACTACAGTAGCCGGGCTCGGAGTGATAATGGCGCTGGTGCTCGTTCTTCCGTTTTCCGTAAAGAAAGTGGAAGAGGAACTGGAAGCCTTCCTGTTCCTGATGGGAGTCACGGCGGTCAGTTTTGCTGGTGCCTGGGACTGGCATCTGGTAAAAGAAGCCTTGCGCGAGCCGCTCGGCATCTCCCTGACGGTTTTATTCGTAGGCCTGCTGTTCCGGCATTATCACCGCCGCATAGCCCATTTCACGAAAAAAATGACCGGCCGGCTGGGGCTGGAACTGTCGGCTTTCATCATCATCGTCACGCTGGGCCTGCTGTCAAGCCTGATCACCGCGATAATAGCGGCGCTGATACTGGCGGAAATCGTGAGCGCGCTTAACCTCGACCGGGAGTACGAGATAAAATTCGTCGTCTACGCCTGTTTCGCCATAGGGCTGGGCGCGGCGCTCACCCCGCTTGGAGAACCGCTGTCTACGGTGGTGGTGGCAAAACTGAAAGGCCCCCCGCACAATGCGGATTTCTTCTTTCTGCTGAAAATGCTGTGGGAATGGGTTGTGCCGGGCATTCTGCTCATGGCTTTCCTGGCGACCCGGCATAAAGGCCACAAAGTGTCCCTGCGCGACAGCCTGCACATCTCCGAAACCGAATCGGTGAAAACCATTCTGCTGCGCGCGGGCAAAGTGTATCTGTTCGTTATGGCGTTACTGTTTTTGGGCGCGGGCTTGAAAGCGCTGGCGGAAGCCGTGATCGCGGCGATCCCGGACTGGCAGCTGTTCTGGCTCAACTCCATTTCCGCCGCGCTCGACAACGCGACGCTCGCCGCGTCCGAAATAACGCCTTCCATGACGGCCCATAAAATCGAGTACATCCTGCTGGGGCTTCTGGTGTCGGGCGGCATGCTTATCCCCGGCAACATACCCAATATAATCAGCGCGGCCAAACTCGGCATCAAAAGCCGCGAATGGGCGAAAATCGGCCTGCCGCTCGGCGGCGCGCTGATGCTGGTTTATTTTCTGCTGCTTACGGCTTTTGCGTAA
- a CDS encoding DegT/DnrJ/EryC1/StrS family aminotransferase — MTNTNPIPLFNLNKQHSSLRAELNEAAIRALDSMHWILGPETEGFEKEFAALIGVKDCIACSSGASAIQIALGSCGIGKGDHVITSPFTFIATTSSISLTGAEFSFADVDPVTGNLDPASVEKHITKKTKAILPVHIYGYPADMDKIMALAKKHGLKVIEDCAQSHLAEYKNRMTGAIGHAGAFSFYPSKNLGACGDGGAVVTSDPAIAAAARSLRHCGRKPDSAYEYGCEGSTLRMDDVQAAILRVKLKHLKDWTARRKVVAAMYDKALAGLPVTTPPDPGEGSSQSYYVYTIKAPRRDELAKFLAANKIGNAIYYPMPLYKQPVYKNLGFKAEDYPNTEKLTAEVLSLPMFPELTDEQVNTVAAAIKEFYAS, encoded by the coding sequence ATGACAAACACCAATCCCATCCCGCTGTTCAATCTTAACAAACAGCACTCCTCCCTGCGGGCCGAGCTTAATGAAGCCGCCATCCGCGCGCTCGACTCGATGCACTGGATACTCGGCCCGGAAACCGAAGGGTTCGAGAAAGAATTCGCGGCGCTGATCGGAGTAAAGGACTGCATCGCCTGCTCGTCCGGCGCGTCGGCCATTCAGATCGCGCTGGGCTCGTGCGGCATAGGCAAAGGCGATCATGTCATCACCTCGCCCTTCACTTTTATCGCGACCACGTCCTCAATCTCGCTGACCGGCGCGGAGTTTTCGTTCGCCGACGTGGATCCCGTGACGGGCAATCTCGATCCGGCAAGTGTTGAAAAACACATCACAAAAAAAACGAAAGCGATCCTGCCGGTCCACATCTACGGCTATCCCGCCGACATGGATAAAATCATGGCGCTCGCAAAAAAACACGGGCTGAAAGTGATCGAGGACTGCGCCCAGTCGCATCTCGCAGAATACAAAAACAGAATGACCGGCGCCATCGGCCATGCGGGCGCGTTCAGCTTCTACCCCAGCAAGAACCTCGGCGCGTGCGGAGACGGGGGGGCCGTAGTCACCAGCGATCCCGCGATCGCCGCCGCCGCGCGCAGCCTGCGCCACTGCGGTCGCAAGCCCGACAGCGCGTACGAATACGGCTGCGAAGGCTCCACCCTGCGCATGGACGACGTGCAGGCCGCCATTCTGCGCGTGAAGCTCAAACATCTCAAGGACTGGACTGCGCGGCGCAAAGTAGTGGCCGCCATGTATGACAAAGCGCTGGCCGGCCTGCCGGTCACCACTCCGCCCGATCCGGGCGAAGGCTCAAGCCAGTCATATTACGTTTACACGATCAAAGCGCCCCGGCGCGACGAACTGGCGAAGTTTCTGGCCGCCAACAAAATCGGCAACGCGATCTATTATCCGATGCCGCTTTACAAACAGCCGGTTTACAAAAATCTCGGTTTTAAGGCCGAGGACTATCCGAACACGGAAAAGCTGACCGCCGAAGTGCTGTCGCTGCCGATGTTCCCGGAACTGACCGACGAACAGGTAAACACCGTAGCCGCGGCGATAAAAGAATTTTACGCCAGCTGA
- a CDS encoding glycosyltransferase, protein MKILYLITSTTRGGAENTLRSLLARLDRGSFEPARVISLKPPGPVADSIRALGVPVQSLDMGYFPAPGDFAAVREAIRATRPDIVHAFLYRAIQFARAAKTPDFKLIASPRVNYRTRSPLIRLYDRMTCAKDDLVISESDSSREFLITGQGYNSAKVITIRNGVDSEFWQPGEPERAEARFRADIKDGELLLFSSGRLDTQKGYEYLLTALARIRRKTPRLKTVIAGAGPLEKRLFKLIAALELDGCVRLAGEQQHIRPWLNAADIFALPSLWEGVPNSLLEAMSMGRPCLASGVDGVLEAARPNAEILVARPADPQDLADKLLALYNDAPLRARLGQAAAEAARQRLAMPAMIAAYETAYRNILNPDKRESL, encoded by the coding sequence ATGAAAATACTTTACCTTATCACCTCCACAACGCGCGGCGGCGCGGAAAACACGCTGCGCAGCCTGCTTGCGCGGCTGGACCGCGGCTCATTTGAACCGGCCCGGGTGATAAGCCTAAAACCGCCCGGCCCCGTAGCCGACAGCATCCGCGCGCTTGGCGTGCCGGTGCAGAGCCTTGATATGGGCTATTTCCCCGCGCCCGGCGATTTCGCCGCGGTGCGCGAAGCGATACGGGCAACCCGGCCCGATATCGTGCACGCTTTTCTGTACCGCGCCATCCAGTTCGCGCGCGCGGCCAAAACGCCGGATTTCAAGCTGATCGCCTCGCCGCGCGTCAACTACCGCACGCGCAGCCCGCTGATCCGGCTGTATGATCGCATGACCTGCGCCAAAGACGATCTGGTGATCAGCGAATCGGACTCCAGCCGCGAATTTCTCATAACCGGACAGGGCTACAATTCCGCCAAAGTTATCACCATCCGCAACGGAGTGGACTCCGAATTCTGGCAGCCCGGCGAACCCGAACGCGCCGAGGCACGGTTCCGGGCCGACATAAAAGACGGCGAACTGCTGCTTTTCTCAAGCGGCCGGCTCGACACCCAGAAAGGCTACGAATACCTTTTAACCGCGCTCGCCCGCATCCGGCGGAAAACACCGCGCCTTAAAACCGTTATCGCCGGGGCCGGCCCGCTTGAAAAACGCCTGTTCAAACTTATAGCCGCGCTGGAACTGGATGGCTGCGTAAGGCTGGCCGGCGAGCAGCAACACATCCGGCCCTGGCTGAACGCGGCAGATATTTTTGCGCTGCCGTCGCTGTGGGAAGGCGTGCCGAACTCGCTTCTGGAAGCGATGAGCATGGGCAGACCCTGCCTTGCCTCCGGCGTAGACGGCGTGCTGGAAGCCGCCCGGCCCAATGCGGAAATCCTTGTCGCGCGGCCTGCCGACCCGCAGGATCTGGCCGATAAACTGCTCGCGCTTTATAACGACGCGCCGCTGCGCGCCCGGCTCGGGCAAGCCGCCGCGGAAGCGGCCCGGCAAAGGCTGGCGATGCCGGCGATGATTGCCGCCTATGAAACCGCATACCGGAATATTTTAAATCCAGACAAGAGGGAGAGCTTATGA
- a CDS encoding SIS domain-containing protein — protein sequence MNDCAAEFFSAVAAAIKEAACTQEGRQIPLNAGVTAFHDAARKCAEAGRKVIYIGNGGSASIASHMSVDLWKNGGIKSQCFNDPSLLTCLANDLGYEHVFSTPVESFAESGDMVVAISSSGKSANIINAAQTALEKGCLLVTCSGFGPDNPLRKMGNLNFYVPSRIYGVVETAHSAICHAVVDCAISCRK from the coding sequence ATGAACGATTGCGCCGCGGAATTTTTCAGTGCCGTAGCGGCCGCCATTAAAGAGGCGGCCTGCACACAGGAAGGCCGCCAGATACCGTTGAACGCCGGAGTGACCGCTTTCCACGACGCGGCGCGCAAATGCGCCGAAGCTGGCCGCAAGGTGATTTATATAGGCAACGGGGGCAGCGCGTCCATTGCAAGCCACATGTCGGTGGATTTGTGGAAAAACGGCGGCATAAAATCACAGTGTTTTAACGACCCGTCCCTGCTTACCTGCCTGGCAAACGATCTGGGCTACGAGCATGTCTTCTCAACGCCGGTGGAAAGTTTCGCCGAATCCGGCGACATGGTGGTGGCGATCAGCAGCTCCGGCAAATCCGCCAACATCATAAACGCCGCCCAGACCGCACTGGAAAAAGGCTGCCTGCTGGTCACCTGCTCGGGTTTCGGGCCGGACAATCCGCTGCGGAAAATGGGCAATCTGAACTTTTACGTTCCGTCCAGAATTTACGGAGTGGTGGAAACGGCGCACTCCGCAATCTGCCACGCTGTTGTTGACTGCGCAATCAGCTGCCGGAAATAA
- a CDS encoding alpha-amylase C-terminal beta-sheet domain-containing protein yields MLTGGNGKICFKMLAAALPLAVFGCAGGLVSALQQSGGQVAEAAGVLPAARAGTSGSGEEFSFYPRPARHKRPRKDMAAVIMLQGFHWESHQTAPWWNVLAARAQEIGRAGFDMVWLPPSGQSASDEGYMPVQYYNQNSLYGTEAQLKAAIAALHSNNVLAIGDMVINHRVGSTNWADFTNPQWGPDAVCSDDEWPGAKGAKDSGDGFNAARDIDHSKEYVRKSIVKWMLWLRDSIGYDGWRYDYAKGYSGKYLAYYSDATSPAFGVGEIWTDLDVNNPDANRQRICDWMDSAGGRSSAFDFTTKGLLQYAVTTGEYGRLRDNAGKPAGLLGWWPAKTVTFVDNHDTGSSPGGGQSHWPFPAQHVMQGYAYILTHPGVPCVYWPHYFDWDMKDEINRLIKLRRAQAINAVSPVRILKAETNLYAALIGNNTVVKIGPADWLPGPDWKLAVSGRNYAVWVR; encoded by the coding sequence ATGCTTACCGGCGGAAACGGAAAGATTTGTTTTAAAATGCTGGCGGCGGCGTTGCCGCTGGCGGTTTTCGGCTGCGCCGGGGGGCTGGTATCGGCTTTGCAGCAGTCGGGCGGTCAGGTTGCGGAGGCGGCTGGCGTGCTGCCGGCCGCGCGGGCCGGAACCAGCGGTAGCGGCGAAGAGTTTTCGTTTTATCCCAGGCCGGCGCGTCATAAGCGGCCCCGCAAGGATATGGCGGCCGTTATAATGCTGCAGGGGTTTCACTGGGAGTCGCACCAGACCGCGCCGTGGTGGAACGTGCTGGCCGCCCGCGCTCAGGAGATCGGCCGTGCCGGGTTTGATATGGTATGGCTTCCGCCGTCGGGTCAGTCGGCGAGTGACGAGGGCTACATGCCGGTCCAGTATTATAACCAGAACTCGCTGTACGGAACCGAGGCGCAGCTGAAAGCGGCGATTGCCGCGCTGCATTCCAATAATGTGCTGGCTATCGGCGATATGGTTATCAATCACCGGGTCGGTTCGACCAACTGGGCGGATTTCACCAATCCGCAATGGGGGCCTGACGCCGTCTGTTCTGACGACGAATGGCCCGGCGCGAAAGGGGCCAAAGATTCCGGCGACGGGTTTAACGCCGCCCGCGATATAGACCATTCCAAAGAATATGTCCGCAAGAGCATCGTGAAATGGATGCTATGGCTGCGCGATTCTATCGGGTATGACGGCTGGCGTTATGATTACGCCAAGGGCTACTCCGGCAAATATCTTGCTTATTACAGCGATGCCACCAGCCCGGCGTTCGGAGTGGGTGAAATATGGACCGATCTGGACGTGAATAATCCTGACGCTAACCGCCAGCGCATCTGCGACTGGATGGATTCGGCGGGCGGCCGGTCTTCCGCGTTTGATTTCACCACCAAGGGCCTGCTCCAATACGCGGTTACCACCGGTGAATACGGGCGGCTGCGGGACAATGCCGGCAAACCCGCCGGCCTGCTCGGCTGGTGGCCCGCCAAAACCGTGACGTTTGTGGATAACCACGATACCGGCTCTTCGCCCGGCGGCGGGCAGAGCCACTGGCCGTTTCCGGCCCAGCACGTCATGCAGGGCTACGCCTATATTCTGACCCATCCGGGTGTTCCATGCGTTTACTGGCCCCATTATTTCGACTGGGACATGAAGGACGAAATAAACAGACTTATAAAACTGCGTCGCGCGCAGGCGATAAACGCGGTCAGTCCGGTGCGTATTCTTAAAGCCGAAACCAATCTGTACGCCGCTTTGATCGGCAATAATACGGTTGTAAAAATCGGCCCGGCGGACTGGCTGCCCGGGCCGGACTGGAAACTGGCTGTTTCCGGCAGAAACTATGCCGTGTGGGTCAGATAG